GGCTGTGGAGGGAACTGGATGGGGCTTTGGCATATGCCGTTATAGTCGATATCCGGTGACACGCAGATGCTGATCCACTCGGCCTGTTCGGCCATGCCGCCCTGGCCGTCCTCGGCCCTGACCGTGTAGGTGACCGTGGTGCTGTTGCCGGAGCTGCTCTGGGCTCGCCAGTCGATCCGGGCGCTGTGGTCGTCGATGCGGCTGAGGGTCATGCCGTCCGGGGCGCCGCTCAGGCTGAAGGTCAGGGGCAGGTTGTTCCAGTCCGTGGCTATCACCCGGTAGTGATAGGCCTCGCCGCTGGCGACGGCGTTGACGAAGGGTTTCGACGTGATGGCCACCGCACCCACGCACCCTCCATACCAATGCAAGGGCGGAGCGCAGACGGTCACGGTGTTCCGCTGCTGGGCGGCGCCTCGCTGGCCGGTGGCGATGACGGTGAAGCTGGCCGGGCCGGTCTGGCCGGCTTGCGGAGTCCATTCGACCACGCCGGAAGCGTCGATGGTCATGCCGTCCGGCTGGCCCTGGAGGCTGTAGCTCAGAGGCTGGCCGCTGCGTTGCTGTGCCTTGACCGCGTAGCGGAAGGTGTCTCCGGGATTGAGACCCGTACTGCTGATGAACGAAGTGACGGTCACCCCGGTGCAGCTCGCGCCGCCCATGTCGTAGATCAGGTCTTGCGGGCAACTGGCGATGACGCGCAGCAATTGCGTCGTTTGCCCGCCCTGGTCGTCGCTGACTGTGACGTAATAGTCCAGCACGTGCGGGTCGACCACGTTGTGCACTCCCGTCACGTAGTTGCGGTCGTGTACGTGGGGTCCATGGATCTGGGCGGCGGGAATCCGCACGACCCCGTTGCCGTCGATGGTGGCGCCTTCGACTTGGCTCATGCTATAGGTCAGCGGATGGCCTTCGGGATCGGTAGCCGTGACCGTGTGCTGGTAGTCGTCGCCGAATACCGCCTGGGTATCGCTGGACGAGGTGATGACCGGCTTCTGGTTGGGAGCGACCGCGACCTTCTCGGAGGGATGGCCGCAATCGCCGCCCGCCGGGGAGCCGGTGCAGCTTTTCTCGATGCTGTGGCACAAGTCGCAGCCGATCGGCGTGCCCGCGGCCACCTTGATCTTCCTGCCCTTGGCGGTGACGAACTCGCGGTCCACCGGCGTCTTCGACAGACGGGCGCCCTTGTGGTCGTTGCCGTGGCAGGCGGCGCACTGGTCCTCGCCGGTGTGGCCGGGTTTCTTGGCGTAGTCGTTGTGCCAACCGCCTTTGATCCTGCCGCTGCTGGAATTGGGGGTGTTGTCTTCCGCTGCGCCTTTCCACCAGCTGGGATCGTAGACGGGATGCATGTTGTGCGGTCCGCCCAGAACGCCGGCCAGGGCGTCCACCACCTTCGCCCCTTCGTCCAGATCTTCCGATTTGGCGAACGAGTCCGCGGTGTGGCAGACCTGACACTCCGCGATGGGGCCGGTGTGACCCTGCAACTGGAGCGAGGTCACGTTGTCGTTGGAATTGGGATCGCGCATTGGCCAAATCCCATGGGCCGCGCCATGACAGGCGGCGCAGGGCACCTGACCGTGGACATCCTTGCTGGCCCGGTACAGCCTGGCCCTGGTGATGACTGGCCGCGGCGGGCCGCCATTCGGGTCGGGAAAGGTATCGCCGAAACGCATGGAGGTTACCGGCACGGCGAAACGGATTTCGTCCGGATTGGCAGGATCGGGCTGGCGCGGCGACGCCGAGCGGTCGGTTTCGTCGAAGGCCGTCTTCATCACCCCGGCGCTGTAGAAACCGTCCGCGCCGCTCTTGCCGCGGTTGGCGTTGCCGGTGTGGCAGGCGCCGCAGTCGGGCGCGTCGACCCAGGGCCGGTGGCGGGACGTGCCGTCCGGATTGGGGTGAGCCAACGTGGGTCCCCCGGTAACGGCGGTCACGTCGCCGTGGCACTGATAGCAGGTGACGCCGGCGGTGTACATGCGGTCGCGGTAGCTCTGCTCGCGCAGGCCGCCGTGGCACAGCAGGCAATTCTGCTCCATCGGCAGCACCTGGCCGCTGGCGTCCTTCACGGGGAACAAGGTATTCGGCAACGAGCCGGTTTTCGGGTCCCAGTAGCTCCAGTCCTGTCCCAGCGGGACGCCGTATCCGCGGTCCTGGACGCCCAGTTGGCTGGTGCGGGCAATGTCGGTCTTGTGTTCGTCGTTATAGAAAAAGCCGGCGTGAATGCCGTGCACGGTGGACGCCAACATCCCGCCATGATGCGCGCCGGGCAGCGGAAGGCCGAAGGGCATGGTTTGCATGACCGAGGAGTGGCAGGCGCTGTTGGCGTTGGCGCAGCCGATGGGGCCGTCCCAATGAATCTGCTTGTTTTTCAGCACGAAGACGCCGTCATTCCCCATCTCCATCTGGTCGATGTAAGGACCGACGTTGCTGTGCAGGGCGGCCGTGTTGCCGATGGCGGAGTATTCCAGGTCGAACAGGCTGTCGCTGGCTGGTTCGTGAAAAACCAGGGGGTCTCCTCGGCCTTGTTTGGCATAGGCCGGGTTGGAGCCGATGCCGCCGGTGAGGTGGCAGGTGCGGCAGCGCATGTCGCGGGCGGAGGAGATGGCCAGATCGGTCGCGGTCACGGTGCCGTTGCGGTTGCGGGCCTCGATGCGGAACAAGGGGTTGGGGTTGACCCGGCCGGCGTCGTCGATATCGGTGACCGGCAGCAATCGGGCGGCGAAGGCATTGTTCTGGCTGTCGAATCCGCTGAATTCCTGGGGGACGTTGGCCTGGTAGGGTTGATCGATGCCCGGCATGTAGCGGCCATGGTCGGTGTTGACGGTGGTGCCGTTGTGGAAGCCCTCGTCCGGCCGGGTGGTGAGCTTCCCGTCGAGGAAGCCGGCGTAGCTGAAGCTGATATAGTCGGGAGCGAGCAGGTCGGCCTGGTCGGAGGGCCGGACATAGCTGTCGAACCAGTCGCTCTTCTGCACCGTGGCCTGTAGCAAGGGGGCGCCCACCGGCCAGTTCTGGCTGGTGGTATTGATGGAGTCGGGACCTACCGGATCGACCGGATTGGAGGCCGACGAGTAGAACAGGGCCGCGGTGTTGGCGTCGACAATGACGGGCTTTCGCGCCTTCTGGTAGACGAGGGCGTTGATGTTGGTGACCGGCGGCCCGAGCGGGTTAGTGATGTTGGGCATGGTCTTGGCGTCGCTGGCGGTCTGCATGGTCCAATCCTGGTAGGGCAACACCACCCAGTCGTCGGCCTTGCCCTGCATCTGGCTGCCGCTCGCCGGCGCCGACTGCCGGGAGGCTTGCGCCATGCTCTGGATCGCGGGCAGGGCGGCGCCGAAGCCCGGATCGGTATCCGGCGGATTGCCGACTACGACTTCCACCGAGTCCTCGCAGAAGCGTTGCTGCTTGTCCCAGGCCATGAACCGCACCCGGTAGCGGCCGTTGTCGCGGATGAACTGAACTTTGGCGTCGGTGCCGGTGGGGCGCAGATAGAGGGTGGGCGTGGTACCCGGCACCGTCTGGCCCATCGAGCCGCCGCCGAAATCCCATTCCATCTTCAGCGGCCCGGCTTCGGGGTCGTTCAGAGCGGCCTGTCCCCGGAAGCTCACGTCGGTGTTGACTGCGGCATGAACGCTGCCAACGGGTGAGATGATCTGGCACGACGGCGTCTTGGCGCAGGTCTTGGGCCGGCCTTTGACCGTCACCGATGCCGTGGCCTCGCCGGTCTTGGCCTCTACGGTACAGAGCGACCCGGGACGGTCCAGATCGGTCCGGGTCAGCTTGAAACGGTGTTTCGCATCCACCGCCGCCTGTCCCAGCAAGCGTCCGCTGCCGTCGTAGAGATCGACGGCAGTGGCATTGCCCTGCTTGAGCTTGCCCTTGACGCTCAAGGCATGGCCGTTCCATTTGGCTGTGAGAACCATGGCAGGATGGGCTGCGGTCTTTGCCACGGCATCTGCGGCAAATGCCGCGGGCGCCAGCAGCGCACCGATGAACAGAAACCAAAGCACCCGGTAGGTCGGGTAGGTCTCGTCGCACCCAACAAATGCGTTTGCGAGGGGATGACTCTGAGCATCCAGAGCCGTACGCAAACTGAGGGCTGTGCTCCGATTGCAGCCGCGATGATTCATGGTCCTTATCCTTGCTGTTGTGGCCATCTTGAGGTTTCAAGCACTGCGCAGCTTGAATGCATGTTCTCGCCCCCAACGAATTCGCTTACGAGGGGATGACGTTATAAGGCAAAAGTTGTACCCAAATTGCGGAGGATCCTTGGGCTTCAGCGGCGACGGTTCAAGGGCCTTGTCTTGTCGTCGTGATCAGCTGAAATTCGACGGGGCCAAAAGTCTCCCCGACGGATGACCCGTCACAGGTAGATAGCTAGGAGTGAGGCTGCCCAACAGTGAGAGCCCAAGAGTGATGGCTGACAGTAGACAAAATCTCGGCTAAAATGCGCGCCTTCCAGCGGAGAGATGTCCGAGTGGTTTAAGGAGCACGCCTGGAAAGTGTGTATACGGTAATACCGTATCGAGGGTTCGAATCCCTCTCTCTCCGCCATCCGACTGTTCCAGGCAGTCCCAGAATGTCCCCAAGCCCGCAGAATTGCGGGCTTTTTCGTATAAACTACGTCCCAGACTGTCCCACATGATCCCCCGCAAGCCCGTGCTTTTTGGGGGCACATCTGGGGGCATGACCCAACCCGGCCGAGGCTGATGCCCCCAAATGGCCGGAAGCCGCGCCACGTCTGAGGTGTAGCCATGTTGACCGATACCGCGATCAAACGCATCAAGCCCAAGGAGAAGCCCTTCAAGCTCTCCGACGAGAAAGGCCTTTACCTCGAAATCATGCCGACCGGCGCCAAGTATTGGCGGATGAAGTACCGGTTCGGTGGCAAAGAGAAACGCCTGGCATTCGGGGTATATCCGGCCGTGAGCTTGCGGGATGCCCGTGACCGGCGCGATGAAGCCCGCAAGCTGCTGGTGGCCGGGGTCGATCCCGGCGAGAACAAGAAGGCGGCAAAGATCGCGAAGGCGGGCGGCGATTCGTTCGAGGCCATCGCCCGCGAATTCATGGCGAACAAGTCCCCAAGCTGGTCGGCGAGTCATCACCGCCACGTCAAGGAATGCTTCGAGCGCGATGTCTTCCCTTGGATAGGCAGCACACCCATCAAGGAATTGGGTCCGGTCGAGGTGCTGACCATGCTGCGGCGCATTACGGCCCGCGGTGCGTTGGAGACGGCGGCGCGCACCCGTCAGTTCGTCGGCCAGGCCTTCCGTTACGCGGTGGCCACGGGGCGCGCCGACCGCGACCCGACTGGCGACCTGAGAGGCGCGCTGCCCTCCCCCACCAAAGGCCACTTCTCCGCGCTGACCGATCCGCGCGAAGTCGGCGAGATGCTGCGGGCGCTGGCGCGCTATTCCGGCACCCATGTGGTACGGATTGCTCTGCAACTGGCCCCGCTGGTGATGGTGCGGCCGGCGAATCTGGCGCAGATGGAATGGTCCGAACTCGATCTCGATGCCGGGGAATGGCGGATTCCGGCCGAGAAGATGAAGGCCAGGGCGGCGCACTTCGTGCCCTTGAGCAAACAAGCGGTGGCGCTTTTGCGGGAGATATACCCCTTGAGCGGCGACGGGCGGTATGTGTTCCCCAGCGCGACGAATGCCGAGGCCTCCATGAGCCGCGAAACACTGGGCGCTTCCATGCGGCGGCTGGGACTGACCGACAGGCAGACAGCCCACGGGCTGCGCACCACGGCGAGCACCATTCTGCATGAGCAGGGATTCAATTCCGACGTGATCGAGCGGCAGTTGGCCCACGCGGAGCGCAACAAGGTGAAGGCCGCCTATTGCCGGGCGGAATTTCTTCCCGAGCGGCGAAAAATGATGCAGGTATGGGCGGACTATCTAGATCGGCTGAAGCACGGCGCGGAGGTGATTCCGCTGGCGCCAAAGCGTAAGGCTTGATATGAGCGGCGAACTTCTCCTTATCGGTCCGATGATGGAGCGTTGATGCCGTAGCGCCCCTATCTCCGAGTTTTGCCAAGCCTAGCCTTTGGCCGGGCGAAAAGGCGGTTCCCTCGCCGCTGAAGGCTTGGCGCCTATCTTTCTTGAGGGGTTGAACACGCGAGGGTGTGTTATGACCGATCTTCCTTTTACTCCCGAGGAACTGGCGGCGCGTTTCGTAAACTCGGAGGAAGAAGCGGAAGAATTCGTGGCGAATGCTACTTTATCCGCTTCAGACCTGAGGAGGTACCTGGCTGACGTCATCGTTGGAAAAAACCCAGCCGCCGCCCGCGCGCTGATTGGCTATTTTTACTGGCGCATTGAAAATTATGAGGACTACGACAGAGACGTTTTGCACGAGTACTTAAGGCATGCCTTCGGCCGAATCCTGGGAAAGGGAGAGTCGAAACCAAAATCGGCAGATGTCGCTTTTGGTTTGAAACGTGGACGCGGCGAATATCCTCGGCCCGATCACTTGGCACGTGATGTAGCCATGGCCGCGCACGTACATGTTTTGCAAACCTACAAGAACTTCACGTGGCTTGATGCGGTCACTGAGACGGCTGGCTTGTTTTTCGATGAAGGCGGTGAAAAGGCCGTTGAAGCCGCCTGTAGAGATTTCAAAGACTTCGTTGGGCATTTTACATACGAAGACCTGAAAGACTTGGCCCCTACGCTCCGGCCATAAATCGCGTTATGACCGATTAGAGCGCTACACCCAAATCCGGACAATCCCGCACAGCCCCGCGCAATTCCGCGCAGGCCTTAGATGACGGGAGATAGCTATATGGTGACGCCTTCGGCGGTAGCGCTTCTGCGCCGACCGCGTGTCTCGGATTTGACGGGTAAATCTCGTACGAAAATTTACAACGACATCGCCGCGGGCCTTTTCATTCGGGGCGTAGCGCTCGGCGGCGGCCGTGTTGCCTGGCCCCTGCACGAGGTCGAGGCGATTAACCGGGCCCGTATTGCTGGCGCGACGGACGACGATATCCGGGAACTGGTCGCCCAGCTCCACGCCGCGCGAACCGGAGAAGGTGCGATATGAACGGCACCACGCCCAGTTTGCACGAGCTTTGGCGGGACGGATGGTTGGTGGATGCCGAATCCGGCGCGCTGCTGCGGCTCAGCAAGTTCGAAGAAATCATCCCGCGCCGCGACGGATGTGGCGATGCATTTACCAAAGGTCGATCCCGGCGGGTGGTTCGCTGGCCCTGGGCCGTGGCCAAGGAGGGCGAATTATGACCGGGCAAGCTGCGGCGGTGTGTTGGCAGAAACCACGCTGGCGCCGTCGCCGGCATCGCAACCAGTACGAGGCTTACGTTCGGTACGCCGACTGGCGACTATGCCTGCTCCGGGCCGGAACGAAGGCACCGACCGGCAAAGGGTGGAACCGGGAAGAGAACGCAATCAGCGACCCGGATCAGGCGGCCACGCTGGAGGCGGCAGGTCTGCTCCACGCCTGGAGCGGCACGGCGACGCTGGACATCGACGATTATCAATCGGCCGTGGAATGGCTGGGAGATCGAGGAATCGACCTCATCGCCCTGTTGGGCGCTCCGGAAGCGGTGCAGATCGTTTCCGGCAAGCCGGGCAAAGCGAAGCTGCTGTTCCGGCTTGCGACGCCAAAGCCGAGCGTAAAGGTTACCGGGGCCGACGGCCAAGTCATCCTTGAATTGCGCTGCGGCTCGGCAGACGGTCTGACCGTGCAAGACGTGCTTCCGCCTTCGCTGCACCCGGACACCGGCAAACCCTATCAGTGGGGCGGTACCGGCAAGTGGTGGAGTCCGCCGAAAATGTCGGAGGCCCTACTCAATATTTGGGACGAGCTGGGGTCTTCAGCACCACGGCGGGCGGAGCGGACGATGCAGCACACCGCCCCGGCGCAGACGCTCGACGCTTCGGGGCTCCAAGACCTGCGTGAGGCGCTGTTTACACTCTCGGCCGATCCCTACGATATGTGGATTAAGGTCGGCCTGGGACTCTCTGGATTGGGCGATACAGGGCGCGGGCTATGGATGGCATGGTCGGCTACGTCGGACAAGTTCGATCCGGCCGCGGCGGCGAAGAAGTGGGAGAGCTTCGACGGCGCCAGCGCCGACTACCGCACGATCTTCGTCGAAGCGCAGCGCCATGGATGGACCAACCCGGCCCGCGAACGGGCGGCGCGGAGCCGGGTGCCACACCCGGCGGAAGCGGGCGAACCCCCGGAAATGGCCGCGCGTCAGCGGGGGGCTACCGGACGGGGCGAACGCGAAGGCAGGAGCGCCGAGCGCGCCAACGCCCGCGTGGAAGCCGGGCCAACGACGTGGCCTGAGCCGCTGATTCCCGACGGCACCGATGTTCCGAATATCCCCGACATACTGCTGCCCGGCTGGGTCGGCAGTATGTCTGAAGCGGTCTCGGCCTCTTGCCAAACGCCCAGCGCAGCGGCGGTTATGGTGGCGCTGGCGACGGTGGCGACCTGCTGCCAGCGGCGCTTTGAAGTATCGCCCCACGCCACCGGCTACGTGGAACCTTTGAGCTTATGGACCATCACCGCGATGCCACCAGGCAGCCGGAAATCCGCAGTGATGGGTGCGCTCACCCAACCACTGGTCCGCTGGGAAAAACTGCAACGTGACCGGCTCCGGCCGGAAATCGCGCGGCGGCAGGCGGCACGGGCCATCGCGGAAAAGCGTATCGAAGCCCTCAAGAAAAAGGCGATGCGGGCCGAATCCGCGGAAGCGCGGCAGGCGTTGACGGGAGAGATTCAGGCCGAGATTGAGGCTACGCCGGCCGAGCTGCTAGCTCCGCGGCTATTCACGAGCGACAGCACGTCGGAGCGCACCCAACAATTGGTCGTCGAGCACGGAGAGGCGATGGCGTTTCTCAGCGACGAGGGTGGCATTTTCCAGGTCATGGGCGGTGCTTATTCCGGAGGCATGGCATCTGTTGACGTATATCTGCAAGGCCACTCGGGGAGCAGCATGCGGGTGGACCGGGGCGGGCGATTGGCCCATGTCGACCGGACGGCCGTGACCATGGGCCTGATGCTGCAACCCGGCGTTCTGGCAGACGTGGGGAAGAACCGCCGGTTTAAGGATTCCGGATTGCTAGCGCGCTTCCTATACGTGATTCCTCAATCCAATGTCGGCCAACGGGACGTACGGCAGCACGTCAGCGTTTCGGAAGATATTCAACGAGATTATGAGGCCGGACTGTTTCGGCTCCTGGAGGGCCGGACGGAACCCGTTTCCGCGCCGCGAACACTGGCCTTCGCCCCCGACGCTAAGGAATGCTGGTTGTCCTTTGCCGAGGAGATCGAGCGCCAACACGGCGCGGGGAATCCCCTGGAACACATCACCGAGTGGACGAGCAAACTGCCGGGCGCGGTGGCACGCATCGCGGGTTTGCTGCACCTGGCAATGCAGGGGCCGACCGTGGACGTGATTGGGCTCGATCCCGTAGAACGGGCCACCGAGCTGGGCCGGCTGCTGATCCCCCACGCGCTGGCTGCGTTCGGGCTGATGGGTATGGCGAAGCAGGAGGAGGACGCCCATGCGCTGCTGCGCTGGCTGCGGGCCGGGCAGCGGCGGACCTTCCGGGCGCGGGAGGCACACCAGGCTTTACGGGCACGTTTTGCCCGCAAGGAGCAGCTCGACCGGGCGTTGGTGACACTCGAGGAGTGGCTGGTCTTGCTCGGCAACCGGCAGGTGCCCGCCAGTGAACGCGGCGGACGGCCGACACGGGAGTACCTCGTCAATGAGCGGGCGCTGGGTCCTGCGGATGCGGCGTGACGGTCCGGATACACAGAACTACACAAAACCCTCAAAACCTCCCGACAAGGGGGTTTTGTGAAGGCATTCCGGTTCTGTGTTTCACAAAACCTCGTGCTTTTTCGGCTTCTGTGCAACAAAAAAGGCGGGTTTCGTGTATTTGTGAATTACGCCTTAAAGGTTTTTTTAACTTAAATATCATCATCTTAATACACAAAATCAACATTACCCCGGAAATCTCTACACAAAACCTCAAAACCCCCTAAGAAGGCAAAACAGGTTTCGTGGGTTTCGTGTAATGAGTTGGGGGTGTAGGTGTGATTTTGAGGGGTTTGGCGTCCGGCGGCGGTCGCCGACCCTGGTACCCGGCTGGCCCAGCCGGGCGAGTTCGCGCCGTGAGGCGCCTTTATCACTTGGAGTGAAAAATGGTTGAGTTTGACAGCAGAGGGCTTCCCCGATTTCCGTATAAGCCGAGCGTTCCAGCGCGCAAACGCTTCGATTGGCGTTCGCAGTGTGGTGATCGAGAGTTCATGCGGTGGCTTGTTGAGGATCGGGACCGGTTCATTCTCAAGCTGGAAAAGCGGATCGACGAGCTAGAGGCGAAGCTCAAGGAGGCCGGCATCGAATAATTGCAAGGTGATAACATCACATTTCAGAGAAATGGAGAGGGGGGGGTATCCCCCTTCACAAACGAACATGAAGCATGAGGTTAATCCATGAGTAGCGGCGGCGGCGGGGCGATGACCCCGCAGATTACGGCGCAGGAAACGGAGTACGCGAACGTGCTCCAGAACATCCTGGGCGCATCGAATGCGATCGCGGCGCCCGTTGAGAAGTTCGCGGTCCGAAACATGAAGGCGCTGGACACGCCGCTGGCTTACAACTCGGCCGGCGGGCTGGGGTTGAGCCATGCGGTGCAGCAGATGGCACCGATGCAACAGCGAGCGATGGCCAACACCATGGCGGCGGGCGCGGCACCGGGAAGCGGGCGCTTCATGGCGGCTCAAACGCAACTGGGGCTGGCGGATGCGAAAGCCCGGGCGCAGGGCTCGACTCAGGGCCGTCTGGGCCATCTCGATAAGCGGCTGGGGCTGATGAATGCGGCCGTCGGCGCGGGTCGGCAACGGCTGGGGTCGGCTCTGGATACGTTCTCGGGCCTGTCCGACAAGGCGAACGCCTGGGAGCGGCAGCGGGCCAAACTGGCGCAAGCGAACGCTTCTTCCGGTGCTAATTGGGGGCAGATCGCCGGCATGGTGGGCGGTGCGGCGCTGGGTGCGATGACCGGCGGCGCGGGCCTGGCCTTGACGGCGGCGGCCCTGGGTGGCGGTCTGGGGTCCGGGCTTTCTAACGCAACGAGGTGATGACATGAGCATGGGGGGCGGCGGTGCGGATGCAGGCACCGAGCAGTTTCAACTGAACGCGGCGGATAAGGTGTTGCGCGACCAGGCGTTCCAGGATTTGAACACCTGGTCGGGCCGGTATCAGCCGATAGAACAGAAGCTGGCCAAGATGGCGCGGGGCGGTCTGATGGGCGACGGAATGAAGCAAGTCGAGCTGGGCTTGAAGGATGCCCTGGCCGCGCAGCCGGCGATGTTGCAGCGACAAGATGAACGGTTCGGGCTGACGCTGACACCGGAACAGCAGGCGTACCGGGCGCGCCATCTGGGATTGTCGAATGCGGCGACCACGGTGGCGGTGAAGAACGCTTCTCGGCTGGGCCTGGCAAACGCCATGGCCGGGATGGCGTTCGGCAGTCCGAGCGGCGTTTCGCAGTAGATCGTGGCGCGGATGAAATAGCCACGAGGCGCCCTGCAAGCGATTGCGGGGCGTTTTTTCATCACCCTGGGGCGTTCCCGGTCCAAGCGGAGCACCCCGCTGTCTTGGAGTGCATCGTGAGCCGGAACAAGTACCACGGGCGGTTTGCCCTGGAGCGGTACCGCGGCTACTGGCTGTGGGCGGTACAGCGGCGGGAGGTCCTGAAGCGGCCGTACCCGAAGGCGATGGCGTGCGGGCGTACCGATACGGAAGACGAGGCCTATGGCCGGATCGCCGCTGCGCTAGCGGGGTTGGCGTTCGGGACCATCACCGGCGGGTGGGCGCCGTCCTGGGCCAAGGTGCGGGAGCAGCTCCGGGCGGAAGGGGAAACGCGGCGCTCCGAGGGTTCGAGGGCTTGGGCGGCGTTCAAGGCGGAGCGAGGGCCGCGAGGCTTGGCGGAACTGGCGGAGGCCGGTCGGCGGTTCCGGGCCGGCTGGGAGGCGGAATTGCGGCGCCATGGCGAACAGCGACGGCAACAAGCCTTCGCCGGAGCGGAATTCGCGGCGTTCTGCCAGGCGACGGGATTGGAACCCGGCGGATCGGTCGGAGGAAGCCTGGCAGGCGTTCCAGGGCTGGCGGATCGAGGACATGATCCGGCAGGCCCGGCTGGCGCAGGCGGAAGCCGAGGCGGCCTTCCGGCGTGGCCAGGCCGGGGAGCGAGCGGGATATGGGCTAAGCTTCGCGGCATTCCAGCGGCACGAGGATTTGAGGGTATTGGGACTGCAAGGCTACGAAGACGCGGCGGCGATCAAGACAGCCTGGCGGCGGCTGGCGATGCGGCTGCACCCGGACCGGGGCGGCGATCATCAGTCCTTCACGCGAGCGAAGGCGGCTTATGAACGGTTGATGGGGTGAAACGATGCAGACTGAGGCGACCGAAGCCATTGTGCTACTTCAGCAGGCCAAGCAGCTCGACCAAGCAGCCCAGGAGGCGCGTTACGCGGCGTGCTGGTTGCTTGCGGCCTGTGATGGCTGGACGATCCAGAAAGCGGCGGAGCGGGCCGGCTGGAGCAAGGACGGACTCGCGCGGTTGGTGCGGGGCATTGCCGGCGGGATGGAGGATTGATTGACCCTTCCGCAGAGACGGCGGTATGCTCCACTCAACGCCCCGCGTGGCAGCGCTCCTCCCCGGCGTTTGAGCCGGTCTGACTGAGAACCACGCGGGGCTTTTTGCGCTTGGGGCTTCACCCGATGCCCCTGGCGGCGCGTTTGGCGGATGCGCTACTCCTTTTCGTCTCCGCCCCTTTCCTGTGGCCCTCCGGCGGTCTTGGGACCGTTCCCGGCGCTGAACGGCAATTCCGGTTTTCTGGAAGAATTAAGCAAGATCAAAAGGTTGAGGGAACAAGGCGTTCCTGCTTTCGGTGTGCCGCTCTCTCAGGCCTGGTGCAGCTCTTCCCGGATCGTTTCCCGCACCACGTCGGCAAGAGTCAAGCCCTGGGCGAACTGTCGCAAGGCTTCGTTCATCAGCGTTTGGTAGTTGCCGCCTGCCATCTCCGCCCGCGCCTTGAACACGGCCAGGGTGTCATTGTCCACCCGGATGGTGATGCGGGACTTCCCTCCGTGCTCGGCTTGCAGTCGCGCCAAGTGCGGGACTTCCCGGACGGGTTTGGCGTCGGTGAAGTCCATATCGGCGTAGCGGTCATACATCGGGTCGGAATTGTTGCTCATAGCGTTTTCGTTGAGGTTGGTTCGCTTTCCAGGCCGAGATCAGCCGCACGTTGTCTCCGCGCGGCGTCCAGACCACGATCAGAATCCGTCCCTTGGCGCCCATGCCAAGGGTGACGAAGCGGTGTTCCCCATCGGTGTCCACGTCTTCACGTGTCAGGGCGTAGGGATCGAGCAAGACCGCTTGCGCTTCCTGGAAGGTCACACCTTCATGTTTCAACGGATTGGCCGCGGCTTTCTCAGGATCGAATTCGATCTTCATCGGGCGAGTATATGCACAATTGTGCATACCGTCTATGACGCGACTATCGCGAGGGGTAGAATGAATCCGCTTCTCTCTGCCCGGTGCTGACCGGCGGCCCGCTGGCCTGGTGGGGCTGACCGGTGTCAAGGCAGGCCATAAGCCAGAGTTCGTGGAGCGTGGATGCGCAGCGCTCCGGAGAAGTTTTCTCGGCCAAGGACCGGGCAGGCCAACCCGCTATACTCCTCGTTGCTTC
This portion of the Methylococcus mesophilus genome encodes:
- a CDS encoding putative Ig domain-containing protein, producing MNHRGCNRSTALSLRTALDAQSHPLANAFVGCDETYPTYRVLWFLFIGALLAPAAFAADAVAKTAAHPAMVLTAKWNGHALSVKGKLKQGNATAVDLYDGSGRLLGQAAVDAKHRFKLTRTDLDRPGSLCTVEAKTGEATASVTVKGRPKTCAKTPSCQIISPVGSVHAAVNTDVSFRGQAALNDPEAGPLKMEWDFGGGSMGQTVPGTTPTLYLRPTGTDAKVQFIRDNGRYRVRFMAWDKQQRFCEDSVEVVVGNPPDTDPGFGAALPAIQSMAQASRQSAPASGSQMQGKADDWVVLPYQDWTMQTASDAKTMPNITNPLGPPVTNINALVYQKARKPVIVDANTAALFYSSASNPVDPVGPDSINTTSQNWPVGAPLLQATVQKSDWFDSYVRPSDQADLLAPDYISFSYAGFLDGKLTTRPDEGFHNGTTVNTDHGRYMPGIDQPYQANVPQEFSGFDSQNNAFAARLLPVTDIDDAGRVNPNPLFRIEARNRNGTVTATDLAISSARDMRCRTCHLTGGIGSNPAYAKQGRGDPLVFHEPASDSLFDLEYSAIGNTAALHSNVGPYIDQMEMGNDGVFVLKNKQIHWDGPIGCANANSACHSSVMQTMPFGLPLPGAHHGGMLASTVHGIHAGFFYNDEHKTDIARTSQLGVQDRGYGVPLGQDWSYWDPKTGSLPNTLFPVKDASGQVLPMEQNCLLCHGGLREQSYRDRMYTAGVTCYQCHGDVTAVTGGPTLAHPNPDGTSRHRPWVDAPDCGACHTGNANRGKSGADGFYSAGVMKTAFDETDRSASPRQPDPANPDEIRFAVPVTSMRFGDTFPDPNGGPPRPVITRARLYRASKDVHGQVPCAACHGAAHGIWPMRDPNSNDNVTSLQLQGHTGPIAECQVCHTADSFAKSEDLDEGAKVVDALAGVLGGPHNMHPVYDPSWWKGAAEDNTPNSSSGRIKGGWHNDYAKKPGHTGEDQCAACHGNDHKGARLSKTPVDREFVTAKGRKIKVAAGTPIGCDLCHSIEKSCTGSPAGGDCGHPSEKVAVAPNQKPVITSSSDTQAVFGDDYQHTVTATDPEGHPLTYSMSQVEGATIDGNGVVRIPAAQIHGPHVHDRNYVTGVHNVVDPHVLDYYVTVSDDQGGQTTQLLRVIASCPQDLIYDMGGASCTGVTVTSFISSTGLNPGDTFRYAVKAQQRSGQPLSYSLQGQPDGMTIDASGVVEWTPQAGQTGPASFTVIATGQRGAAQQRNTVTVCAPPLHWYGGCVGAVAITSKPFVNAVASGEAYHYRVIATDWNNLPLTFSLSGAPDGMTLSRIDDHSARIDWRAQSSSGNSTTVTYTVRAEDGQGGMAEQAEWISICVSPDIDYNGICQSPIQFPPQPQNMGAVGGDHFTYQAAATHLMGLPISYGLSSAPEGMTINPQTGQIDWVAVYNPDNPVVDITITATDNAVPPATASQFFQLNVCEAGMRWDNGNCQGPVVIDPPPVLGVDAGAVFTYQVVARNTNGGPFTLSLMDAPDSMTIDANGVITYQAPTDLSNGDGFSYTVVATDGQGRQTMQGVNIVVCGLPTHWDNDAMSCQ
- a CDS encoding tyrosine-type recombinase/integrase, with product MLTDTAIKRIKPKEKPFKLSDEKGLYLEIMPTGAKYWRMKYRFGGKEKRLAFGVYPAVSLRDARDRRDEARKLLVAGVDPGENKKAAKIAKAGGDSFEAIAREFMANKSPSWSASHHRHVKECFERDVFPWIGSTPIKELGPVEVLTMLRRITARGALETAARTRQFVGQAFRYAVATGRADRDPTGDLRGALPSPTKGHFSALTDPREVGEMLRALARYSGTHVVRIALQLAPLVMVRPANLAQMEWSELDLDAGEWRIPAEKMKARAAHFVPLSKQAVALLREIYPLSGDGRYVFPSATNAEASMSRETLGASMRRLGLTDRQTAHGLRTTASTILHEQGFNSDVIERQLAHAERNKVKAAYCRAEFLPERRKMMQVWADYLDRLKHGAEVIPLAPKRKA
- a CDS encoding helix-turn-helix transcriptional regulator codes for the protein MTGDSYMVTPSAVALLRRPRVSDLTGKSRTKIYNDIAAGLFIRGVALGGGRVAWPLHEVEAINRARIAGATDDDIRELVAQLHAARTGEGAI